One window of Streptomyces sp. FIT100 genomic DNA carries:
- a CDS encoding alpha-amylase family glycosyl hydrolase has translation MTTDPELPGARPELPGTRPATEWLADAVLYQIYPQSFADADGDGIGDFAGIEQRLDHLAWLGVNTVWLNPCFASPFADAGYDVSDYLTVAARYGTNEDLARLADSARRRGIRVLLDLVAGHTSDRHPWFTASADDPSDHRYIWADAGSDPGDGFQPSPGTRPGWYKPNFFPSQPALNFGYARTHPDEPWRQPVDAEGPRANRRALREIMDHWLGLGLSGFRVDMAASLVKDDPGHAESARLWREMRDWLDTRHPGAAMLSEWGDPAVSVPAGFHADFFLQFGADDDGLKLRSLWNNSTGTVSEQWAPLAPYFGAEGAGSPAIFLDGWKAATTAIAEAGRGGFVALPTANHDFSRLACGPRTAEQLPAAFAFQLTWPTLPAVYYGDEIGMRYVPGLPEHEGSVLGPRYNRAGSRTPMQWDSTANAGFSTAPPERLYLPVDPDPARPTVAAQREDPGSLLNLVRRLIALRKAAPELGSAGGTQVLHAGYPFVYVRGGRYLIVVNPRRTEAEFTLPEGVTVGETLEASGVGVGVHDAVVRAAGFAYGIFTVTAEGGR, from the coding sequence ATGACGACAGACCCCGAGCTCCCCGGCGCACGTCCCGAGCTCCCCGGCACCCGCCCGGCGACCGAGTGGCTGGCCGACGCCGTCCTCTACCAGATCTATCCGCAGAGCTTCGCCGACGCGGACGGCGACGGCATCGGCGACTTCGCCGGCATCGAGCAGCGGCTCGACCACCTGGCCTGGCTCGGCGTGAACACCGTGTGGCTCAACCCCTGCTTCGCCTCGCCGTTCGCGGACGCGGGCTACGACGTGTCCGACTACCTCACCGTCGCCGCCCGCTACGGAACCAACGAGGACCTGGCCCGGCTCGCCGACAGCGCCCGGCGCCGCGGCATCCGCGTCCTGCTCGACCTCGTGGCGGGCCACACCTCCGACCGGCACCCCTGGTTCACCGCGTCCGCCGACGACCCGTCCGACCACCGCTACATCTGGGCCGATGCGGGAAGCGACCCGGGTGACGGCTTCCAGCCCTCGCCCGGCACCCGGCCCGGCTGGTACAAGCCGAACTTCTTCCCCAGCCAGCCCGCCCTCAACTTCGGCTACGCGCGCACACATCCGGACGAGCCCTGGCGGCAGCCCGTCGACGCCGAAGGACCGCGCGCCAACCGCCGGGCCCTGCGCGAGATCATGGACCACTGGCTCGGCCTGGGCCTGTCCGGCTTCCGCGTCGACATGGCGGCCTCGCTCGTCAAGGACGACCCGGGACACGCCGAGTCGGCCCGCCTCTGGCGCGAGATGCGCGACTGGCTCGACACGAGGCATCCCGGCGCCGCGATGCTCTCCGAGTGGGGCGACCCCGCCGTCTCGGTCCCGGCCGGCTTCCACGCCGACTTCTTCCTCCAGTTCGGCGCCGACGACGACGGCCTCAAGCTGCGCTCCCTGTGGAACAACTCCACCGGCACCGTCAGCGAGCAATGGGCCCCGCTGGCCCCCTACTTCGGTGCCGAGGGCGCCGGCTCACCGGCGATCTTCCTCGACGGCTGGAAGGCCGCCACCACCGCCATAGCCGAGGCGGGACGCGGCGGCTTCGTCGCCCTGCCCACCGCCAACCACGACTTCTCCCGCCTCGCCTGCGGCCCGCGCACCGCGGAGCAGCTCCCCGCGGCCTTCGCCTTCCAGCTCACCTGGCCGACCCTGCCCGCCGTGTACTACGGCGACGAGATCGGCATGCGCTACGTCCCCGGCCTGCCGGAGCACGAGGGCAGCGTCCTCGGCCCCCGCTACAACCGGGCCGGCTCACGCACCCCGATGCAGTGGGACTCCACCGCCAACGCCGGCTTCTCCACCGCCCCGCCCGAGCGCCTCTACCTCCCCGTCGACCCCGACCCCGCCCGCCCCACGGTCGCGGCGCAGCGCGAGGACCCCGGCTCCCTGCTCAACCTCGTACGCCGCCTGATCGCGCTGCGCAAGGCCGCTCCCGAGCTGGGCAGTGCGGGCGGCACGCAGGTGCTGCACGCCGGATACCCCTTCGTGTACGTACGCGGCGGACGGTATCTGATCGTGGTCAACCCCCGCCGTACGGAGGCGGAGTTCACGCTCCCCGAAGGAGTCACCGTGGGCGAGACACTGGAGGCGTCAGGGGTAGGGGTCGGGGTGCACGACGCGGTGGTGAGGGCCGCAGGCTTCGCGTACGGCATCTTCACGGTCACGGCCGAGGGAGGACGATGA
- a CDS encoding formylglycine-generating enzyme family protein has protein sequence MSDGPGPSACCAPGRGRRASTPAAPSVRHTAVTVEPHGGWCALTGGAFLMGSDDSPYPADREGPVRQMTVDAFAIGATAVTNEEFAAFAGATGHRTDAEHFGWSFVFGGFLPDDFPPTRAAAATPWWRQVHGADWRHPEGPGSGVRDRRDHPVVHVSHGDALAYCRWAGARLPTEAEWEYAARGGLEGMPYPWGEEREPGGQYRMNIFRGAFPGRNTAADGHRGTCPVDAFPPNAYGLYNTVGNVWEWCADLFAPGARVLKGGSHLCHESYCLRYRTSARMGNTPDSSSGNTGFRVVRGRCR, from the coding sequence ATGAGCGACGGACCCGGCCCGTCCGCGTGCTGCGCTCCTGGGCGCGGGCGACGGGCGAGCACGCCGGCGGCGCCATCCGTCCGGCACACGGCCGTCACCGTGGAACCGCACGGCGGCTGGTGCGCCTTGACGGGCGGCGCCTTCCTGATGGGCAGCGACGACTCCCCGTATCCGGCGGACCGCGAGGGCCCGGTCCGCCAGATGACGGTCGACGCCTTCGCGATCGGCGCGACGGCCGTCACCAACGAGGAGTTCGCCGCCTTCGCGGGGGCCACCGGCCACCGCACGGACGCCGAGCACTTCGGCTGGTCCTTCGTCTTCGGAGGCTTCCTCCCCGACGACTTCCCACCCACCCGCGCCGCCGCCGCCACCCCCTGGTGGCGCCAGGTCCACGGCGCCGACTGGCGCCACCCGGAAGGCCCCGGCTCCGGTGTGCGGGACCGCCGGGACCACCCGGTGGTCCACGTCTCCCACGGCGACGCCCTCGCCTACTGCCGCTGGGCGGGGGCACGGCTGCCCACCGAGGCCGAGTGGGAGTACGCCGCACGCGGCGGCCTTGAGGGCATGCCGTACCCCTGGGGCGAGGAGCGCGAGCCCGGCGGCCAGTACCGCATGAACATCTTCCGCGGCGCCTTCCCCGGCCGTAACACCGCGGCCGACGGCCACCGCGGCACCTGCCCCGTGGACGCCTTCCCGCCGAACGCGTACGGCCTGTACAACACGGTGGGAAACGTCTGGGAATGGTGCGCGGACCTCTTCGCCCCCGGCGCGAGAGTGCTCAAGGGCGGCTCGCACCTGTGCCACGAGTCGTACTGCCTGCGCTACCGCACCTCGGCCCGCATGGGCAACACACCGGACAGCTCCAGCGGCAACACCGGGTTCAGGGTGGTGCGGGGCCGGTGCCGGTAA
- the selB gene encoding selenocysteine-specific translation elongation factor — protein sequence MRVIATAGHVDHGKSTLIQALTGTHPDRLAEERRRGLTIDLGFAWTDLPSGERLAFVDVPGHERFVPTMLAGVGPVPAVLFVVAADEGWKPQSAEHLAAVDALGVRHGLLAVTRCDLADPGPAAAQAQERIRASALGGVEAVAVSARTGAGLAELRAALGRLAARLPDGDADAPVRLWIDRAFTVRGSGLVVTGTLGAGRIRRGDTLVTARSGRSVRVRALQALGEETGSVGATARVAVNLRGLGKESTGRGDALLTPDGFLPCLRCDVRVHGGAPAAELPRTAVAHVGSAAVPVRVRPLGADIVRLTLPEPLPLRIGDRAVLRDPGLRRVLAGLTVLDPQPPDLRRRGAAARRAGELAGARGALDEAAELRRRLLVRRGELTALGVVVRTAPVADDWLAEPVHWSALRARLAELVAAYRSERPAEGGIPLETARQRLGLPSAALVEALVAPPLRMSRGRVTAGPDSLPTAVADAVRRLAAELAGRPFAAPHAGRLPELGLGRRELAAAASHGAVLRLAEHVVLLPDAPRLAAERLSGLDQPFTVGAASRALDTARRVTMPLLEHCDGQGITQLLPDKRRRCPPHEHPAPAPARP from the coding sequence ATGCGGGTCATCGCGACGGCCGGGCATGTCGACCACGGCAAGAGCACGCTGATCCAGGCGCTGACCGGCACCCACCCCGACCGGCTGGCGGAGGAGCGGCGCCGTGGTCTGACCATCGACCTGGGCTTCGCATGGACGGACCTGCCCTCGGGCGAGCGGCTCGCGTTCGTCGACGTCCCGGGACACGAGAGGTTCGTCCCGACCATGCTGGCCGGTGTGGGGCCGGTGCCCGCCGTGCTGTTCGTCGTCGCCGCGGACGAGGGCTGGAAACCGCAGTCCGCGGAACACCTCGCCGCCGTGGACGCCTTGGGCGTACGGCACGGACTGCTCGCCGTCACCCGCTGCGATCTGGCCGATCCCGGCCCCGCCGCGGCGCAGGCACAGGAGCGGATCCGCGCGAGCGCCCTCGGCGGCGTCGAGGCCGTGGCCGTCAGCGCCCGCACCGGCGCGGGCCTTGCCGAGCTGCGTGCCGCCCTCGGCCGGCTTGCCGCGCGGCTGCCGGACGGGGACGCGGACGCCCCGGTGCGGCTGTGGATCGACCGTGCTTTCACCGTGCGCGGCAGTGGTCTTGTGGTCACGGGCACGCTCGGTGCGGGGCGGATCCGGCGGGGCGACACCCTGGTGACCGCGCGGTCCGGCCGTTCCGTGCGCGTCAGGGCGCTGCAGGCCCTCGGCGAGGAGACCGGCTCGGTAGGGGCCACCGCCCGGGTCGCCGTGAACCTCCGGGGCCTCGGGAAGGAGTCGACGGGCCGCGGCGACGCCCTGCTCACGCCGGACGGCTTCCTCCCCTGCCTGCGCTGCGACGTGCGCGTACACGGCGGAGCCCCGGCCGCCGAGCTGCCCCGCACCGCTGTCGCCCACGTCGGCTCGGCGGCCGTGCCGGTGCGCGTACGGCCGCTGGGTGCGGACATCGTCCGGCTGACCCTGCCGGAGCCGCTGCCGCTGCGCATCGGTGACCGCGCGGTGCTGCGCGATCCCGGTCTGCGGCGGGTGCTGGCCGGTCTGACGGTGCTCGATCCCCAGCCACCGGACCTGCGGCGCCGCGGCGCCGCGGCACGACGGGCGGGCGAACTGGCCGGCGCCCGGGGCGCTCTGGACGAGGCGGCCGAGCTACGGCGCCGACTGCTGGTCAGACGCGGGGAGCTGACCGCGCTGGGGGTCGTCGTCCGTACCGCGCCGGTCGCGGACGACTGGCTCGCCGAGCCCGTCCACTGGTCCGCCCTGCGTGCCCGGCTGGCCGAACTGGTCGCCGCGTACCGCTCCGAGCGGCCCGCCGAGGGCGGCATACCGCTGGAGACTGCTCGGCAGCGTCTCGGGCTGCCCTCCGCCGCACTCGTGGAGGCGCTGGTCGCACCGCCCCTGCGGATGAGCCGCGGGCGCGTGACCGCCGGACCCGACTCCCTGCCCACCGCCGTCGCGGACGCGGTGCGCCGGCTCGCCGCCGAGCTCGCCGGCCGGCCGTTCGCCGCCCCGCACGCCGGACGCCTCCCGGAACTCGGCCTCGGCCGACGCGAGTTGGCGGCGGCGGCCAGCCACGGGGCGGTGCTGCGGCTCGCGGAGCACGTGGTGCTGCTGCCGGACGCCCCGCGGCTGGCGGCCGAGCGGCTCAGCGGACTCGACCAGCCGTTCACCGTCGGTGCGGCGAGCCGCGCCCTGGACACCGCCCGACGCGTCACCATGCCCCTGCTGGAGCACTGCGACGGTCAGGGCATCACCCAGCTGCTCCCCGACAAGCGCCGCCGGTGTCCGCCCCACGAGCACCCGGCACCGGCCCCCGCACGCCCCTGA